The Nocardioides sp. cx-173 genome segment GCCTGCTGCTGGTCGAGGAAGGCGTCGAGCGCCGCCTGGACCGCCGCGCGGAACTCCTCGCCGTCCCACTGCTCCGGACCGGGCGTCTCGTCGCTGACCACCTGCAGCACCCTAATGGTCACGATTCGGACAGCACCGTCCGGCTACCTACACTCTCGGCATGGACCGCAGACCTGGCCGCGGCGTGGCCGAGCTGATCGCCGAGGGTCAGCGCTCGTTCTCCTTCGAGTTCTTCCCGCCGCGCGACGAGGCGGGCGAGACCCAGCTGTGGAAGGCGATCCAGGACCTCGAGCCGTTCGCGCCGACCTTCGTCTCCGTGACGTACGGCGCCGGCGGCTCCAACCGCGACACGACGATCCGCGTCACCAGCCGGATCGCCCGCGAGACCTCGATGACCCCGGTCGCGCATCTCACCTGCGTCGGCCACACGCGCGCGGAGCTCGAGGCGATCCTCGACTCCTACCTCGCCGCCGGCGTGCACCACGTGATGGCCCTGCGCGGCGACCCGGAGGAGGGTCCGCGGGCCGCCTGGACCCCGACGCCCGGCGGGCTCGACTACGCGACCGAGCTGGTCGAGATGGCGCACGCGCGCGGCGAGTTCCGCATCGGCGTGGCCGCCTTCCCGGAGGGCCACCCGTCCGCGGAGTCGCTCGACGCGGACGCCGACGTGCTGGTCGCCAAGGCGCGGGCCGGTGCGGAGTTCGCGGTCACCCAGATGTTCTTCCGTGCCGAGGACTACTTCGGTCTCGTCGATCGCGTGCGTGCGCGCGGGGTCGACATCCCGATCCTGCCCGGCATCATGCCGATCCTGAACCTCGCCGCGATCCGCCGCCAGGGCGAGCTGATCGGGACCGACGTGCCCGCCGACGTCGTGGCCCGCATCAGCGCCAAGGACGGGGACCCGGTGGCCATGCGCGCCGAGGGCATCACGCTCGCCGCCGAGCTGTGCGCGGACCTGCTCGCCGGCGGCGCTCCGGGCCTGCACTTCTACACGCTCAACCGCTCCAAGGCGACGCTCGAGATCTTCCAGGCGCTGCAGATCACCGTCTGAGGGGACTAACGTCGCGCGTATGCGCACGGTCACCGTCTCCGGCCATGGGGCCGCGACCGCCCACCCCGACTCGGCGGTCGTCCGCGTCGCCGCGGTCCACCGCGGCGCGACACTCACCGACGCGCTCGCCGGGGCGTCGTCGGCGGGGGACACCGCGGTCGCGGTCGCCCGGGGGCACGTGGCGGCGTCGTCGGTGGGCACCGTCGAGCTCGCGGTGTGGCCGGCCCACGACGAGCAGGGCCGTCCGGCGGGCTTCGAGGCTCGCCACGGCTACCGCATCGCCTGCGACTCCCTCGAGGTCGCCGGCACCCTCGTGGGGGAGCTCGCCACGCAGGTGGGGGACCGGCTCCAGGTCGAGGGTGTCACGCTGGAGATCTCGGACAGCTCCGTCGCGCTGGCCGCCGCTCGCGAGGCGGCGTACGCCGACGCCCTCGCCCGAGCCGAGCACCTCGCCGCCCTCGCCGGAGTGACGCTCGGCGACGTGCAGGCGATCGTGGAGGGTGCGGTCGCTGGGCTCTCGGCGCAGACTGGCGAGGTGGGCGCCGCCTACTCGTCCAGGCTGGACCTGACCTTTGAGCCGGGTCGGTCGTCCCTCGCCCAGGCACTCACCGTGACCTGGGCCGTTGTGTGACCCATCCACGACCTGAGGAGGTCGCCCCATGAACCACTCGCAGGCATTCGACCCGTCACTGCACGAGCCCGGATCCGCCGCCGCGCAAGGGCGCTGCTCGCACCATGCCGGGAGCGACGCCGACTGCGCGGGCGACGCCGTGGTGTCGTTCCAGGCCGGGGAGGGGCGCTGGGAGTCCGGGTGCTCCCTGGCCCTGGAGCAGCTGGTCGAGAGCGGCGACATCGAGCCGCTCGGCCAGGGCGCCTGAGCGGTCAGGCGCCGTTCGGCGTCTCGTGCCAGGCCCAGTGCGCCTGGGCGTACTCGCCCGCGCGGGACACCAGCGCGCCGCACACCCGGCAGACCAGGGTGGCTTCGGCGTCGGTGTCGAAGATGCCCATGACGTCCGGGTCGGCTTCCTCTGTGGCCATGGGACCACGATAGTGGGGTCGCATGACGAGTCCCACCCATCTGGCACGTCCGGTCGCGGGCAACGGCACCGGGGTCCTCGTCCTCGCCGGCTCCAGCGGACGGCTGGACGTCGGGCGCGCCGAGATGCTCGCCTCGTGCGGCGTGACGGCGCTGGCGCTGAGCTGGTTCGGTGGGGAGGGCCAGCCGTCGGTGCCACGGGAGGTGCCGCTGGAGACGTTCGCCGACGGGATCGACCGGCTGCTTGCCGAGTGCTCGCGCGTGGTGCTGCTGGGGCTCTCCTACGGCGCCGAGGCCGCGCTGCTCACCGCGACGATCGACCGCCGCGTCGACGCGGTCGTGGCGCTGGCGCCCACCGACGTCGCCTGGGAGGGCCAGCACGAGCATCCCGACGACCCACGGCGCAGCAAGTGGACGCATCGCGGGGTACCCGTCCCGTTCGTGCCGCTCGACCGGTCCTGGGAGCCACCGTCCGCGCTGCCGGCGTACGTCGAGCTGTACGAGCGCAGCCGTGAGCTGGCCGGCCACGAGGTCGTGGAGGCAGCCACCATCCCCGTCGAGCGGATCCGCGCCGAGGTGCTGCTCGTCGCGGGCGGTACCGACCGGGTGTGGGCGAGCACTGCGGCCGCCGGGCGCATCGCGGTGCGGCGTCGTGCGCGCGGGCTGGAGACGACCGTCGTGGTCGATCCCGCGGCGGGCCATCCCGTCGTGCTGCCGGGGGAGGTGGTGCCGGACCTGTCGCGCCCCTACGCGGTCGGCGGCGACGAGGGCGCGCCGCAGCGGCTGGGAGCGCTCGCCTGGCCGGAGATCCGGCGGGTCCTGCGGATCGAGGACGCGGTGGAGATGCCACGGATGCCGCCGGCACGGATTGCGGCGTCGAGGGACACCGGCGAGCATGAGGAATGACCAGGCCCGTCCTCAGGAGGCTCAGACGGGGCCTGCTGGTGGTGCTGCTGATCTTCGGGACGGGGGTAGCGATGCTGTGGGCGCTGCAGCGGCAGCTGATCTACTTCCCCGACTCCTCGCCGGTGCCACCCGCCGCCGAGGTCATCGACGGCGCGCGTGACGTCACCCTGCACACCGACGACGGGCTGGAGCTGGGCGCCTGGTTCGTGCCCCCGGCGGGCCCGGGCGACACCGAGATGGCGGTGCTGATCGCGCCTGGCAACGGCGGCAACCGCGCGGGCCGGGCCCGCTTCGCCGAGGAGCTGAGCCGCCGCGGTCTCGCCGTACTGCTCATGGACTACCGCGGCTACGGCGGCAACCCGGGCAGTCCCAGCGAGAGCGGCCTCGCCGCGGACGCGGACGCCGCCGTAGCGGCCCTGGAGGAGCTCGGCTACCCGCCGCGTCGCACCGTCTACTTCGGCGAGTCCCTGGGCTCGGGGGTCGTGGCGGCGCTCCAGGCCCGGCGGCCACCGGCGGGGGTCGTGCTGCGCTCGCCGTTCACCGCGCTGGCCGACGTGGGCGCGCACCACTACCCGTGGCTGCCCGTGCGTGCGCTCCTGCGCGACCGGTTCCCGGTCGTGGAGCACCTCGCCACCAGCGACGTGCCGGTGGTGGTCATCTACGGCGACCGCGACTCCGTGGTCCCGACCGCGCTCAGCGAGCGGGTCGCGGACCAGGCACCCTCACTCCACGAGCGGGTCGTGATCGCGGGTGCCGACCACAATGACGCCGTGATGTTCGGGTCCCGGGTGGCCGCCGTGGTCGCGCGGCTGGCGCGCAGCGTCGCGTAAGCCCCGGTGTCGGTCGCGTCTACGTCGGCGCAACCTCTTGTGCTCGAACAGGTGTTCGGTTAGAATCAGGCATGCTTGACGTTCACCCCTCCGAGCTCGACGCGCGCGCCACCCTCGCCGCAATCGAGGGTGGCGTGCGCTGCAGGCGGGAGGCCGAGCTGGCCCAGGCTTTCCTGGCGCTCCACTGGTGCGACCTGCACTCCTCCGACCCCGCCCAGGAGCCGGGGCCGCGCCCACCGGGATCGGACCGGCTGGACCGGCTCGGCGGTGACGGGACGCCCGGCGTACGGGAGCTCGCGCTCTGCGAGCTCGCGGTCGCGTGTCAGCTCCACGTGCTGAGCGCGCGCTCGCTGGTGGGGGACCTGCTCGACCTGCGCCACCGGCTGCCGCGCACGTTCGAGCGGGCGGTCGCGCTCGACGCGGAGCTGTGGCTGGCGCGCCGGGTGGCGTCGATGACCCGGGACCTGCCGTTCGAAGTGATGCACCTGGTCGACGACGCGGTCGCTGCCGCGATCGGCTCCCAGGCGCCCTCGCGGGTGATCGAGCTCTGCGAGGCGAAGAGGATCGAGGTCGACCTGGCGGCGCACGAGGCGCGCCTCGGCGCCGAGCGCAAGCGGCGCTACGTCGGACTCTCCCGCCGCGACGGCACCGGACTGCGCAAGGTCATCGCCCGGGTCAGCGAGGCCGACGCCCACGAGATCACCGCGATGGTCGACACCGTCGCCGATCTCCTGGCCGATCGCCCCGAGCACGCCGGCCTGGGCCGCGACGAGCTCCGTGCCGTCGCCTTCGGGTGGCTGGCGCGTCCTTTCGGCGTCCTGCGGCTCCTCGCCGAGCACGACCGGACCCCCGACAGTGCGGCGCTGCTGGAGAAGCTCGACGGCCTCGACCTCACCCGGCTCCGGCCGAAGGCCGTCGTCTACGTCCACGTCCACGAGGCCGCCCTCGCCGGGATGCCGGGCGTGGCCCGGGTGGAGGACCTCGGCCCGCAGCTGCTCTCCCGGCTCGCCGACCTCCTCGGTCACCGCCACATCCGGCTGACACCGGTCATCGACCTCAACGACCAGGTCTCGGTCTCGTGCTACGAGCACCCCGAGGCCGTCAAGGAGCGGATCCACCTGCTGCGGCCAGGCGACCAGTTCCCGCACGCCTCGAGCATGTCACGCAGGCTCGACCTCGACCACCCCGTGCCCTACTCGCCGCACGGCCCGCCGGGCCAGACCTCGACGAGGACGAGTCAGCCCCTGACCCGCACGAACCACCGGGCCAAGACCCACCTCGGTCACCGCGCCACTCCGCTGGAGAGCGGCGAGGTCGTCTGGCGCACCCGCCACGGCCTGACCCGCGTGGTCGACTCCGCGGGCACCCACGTCATCGACGCCTCCGAGGCCGATGCCCTCACCGGCGACGACCCGCTCGACCGCGCCCTCGCGCGCCTGGTCGTCCGGCACCGGACCGGACAGCTGGACGACGTGATCGAGCGGCGCCGGATGGACGGCGGCGAGGAGGGCTGATCAGCCGCCGTCCTCGGCGAGGATCGTGGGCGGCAGCCAGTCGGCCCCCAGGAGCTGCGCGACGTCGGCGAGGCCCGTGGTGTCGCTTCCGACCGTGTCGGAGGCCGCGGCGATCCGCTCCACCATCACCCGGCCGACCTGCTCCTCGACGGTGCCCTCGGCGTAGGCGATGTGCCACGGCGAGACCTGGTGGTCGCGGTGGGTGCGACCGGTCACCTGCCGAGCGGCGATGCCCGAGAAGCGGGCCTGGTGGAAGACGCCGACCCGCGGCTCGGTGCTGGCCCGGCGGTCGTCAACGAGGGTCTCGCCGGCGTGCAGGCTGATCGAGGCGACCGTGGTGAAGACGCAGACCTTCGCCTGGCCGGTCTGGAACCGCAGCCGCTCGGCCTCGGCGTCGAACCGGTCGGTGCCGTAGATGGTGGCCACCTCGATGCCGGAGTCCCGCAGCCGGTCGGCGATCGGGTCCGCGGCGGTCGAGACGAACTCGACAGAGCACGCGACCTGCCGCTCGGACTCGATCTGCTGGGCGATCCAGGCGACCGTCGAGTCGACCCGGATCAGCCCCGCCTTCTGTCGAAAGCGCAGCAGCGCGGCCCTGCCCTTGGCGGTGTTACGGCCGCGTCGGGCGAGGTCCATCTCCCGACAGAACTCGCCCCACTCGGCCTCGTACGCGCTCCGCTCGGCCGGGCTGAGCGCCACCGGCATGCCGGAGATGGGCACCGGCCCCCACGGGGCGGCGCGGTGCAGCA includes the following:
- the metF gene encoding methylenetetrahydrofolate reductase [NAD(P)H]; protein product: MDRRPGRGVAELIAEGQRSFSFEFFPPRDEAGETQLWKAIQDLEPFAPTFVSVTYGAGGSNRDTTIRVTSRIARETSMTPVAHLTCVGHTRAELEAILDSYLAAGVHHVMALRGDPEEGPRAAWTPTPGGLDYATELVEMAHARGEFRIGVAAFPEGHPSAESLDADADVLVAKARAGAEFAVTQMFFRAEDYFGLVDRVRARGVDIPILPGIMPILNLAAIRRQGELIGTDVPADVVARISAKDGDPVAMRAEGITLAAELCADLLAGGAPGLHFYTLNRSKATLEIFQALQITV
- a CDS encoding SIMPL domain-containing protein, encoding MRTVTVSGHGAATAHPDSAVVRVAAVHRGATLTDALAGASSAGDTAVAVARGHVAASSVGTVELAVWPAHDEQGRPAGFEARHGYRIACDSLEVAGTLVGELATQVGDRLQVEGVTLEISDSSVALAAAREAAYADALARAEHLAALAGVTLGDVQAIVEGAVAGLSAQTGEVGAAYSSRLDLTFEPGRSSLAQALTVTWAVV
- a CDS encoding alpha/beta fold hydrolase, which translates into the protein MTSPTHLARPVAGNGTGVLVLAGSSGRLDVGRAEMLASCGVTALALSWFGGEGQPSVPREVPLETFADGIDRLLAECSRVVLLGLSYGAEAALLTATIDRRVDAVVALAPTDVAWEGQHEHPDDPRRSKWTHRGVPVPFVPLDRSWEPPSALPAYVELYERSRELAGHEVVEAATIPVERIRAEVLLVAGGTDRVWASTAAAGRIAVRRRARGLETTVVVDPAAGHPVVLPGEVVPDLSRPYAVGGDEGAPQRLGALAWPEIRRVLRIEDAVEMPRMPPARIAASRDTGEHEE
- a CDS encoding alpha/beta hydrolase codes for the protein MTRPVLRRLRRGLLVVLLIFGTGVAMLWALQRQLIYFPDSSPVPPAAEVIDGARDVTLHTDDGLELGAWFVPPAGPGDTEMAVLIAPGNGGNRAGRARFAEELSRRGLAVLLMDYRGYGGNPGSPSESGLAADADAAVAALEELGYPPRRTVYFGESLGSGVVAALQARRPPAGVVLRSPFTALADVGAHHYPWLPVRALLRDRFPVVEHLATSDVPVVVIYGDRDSVVPTALSERVADQAPSLHERVVIAGADHNDAVMFGSRVAAVVARLARSVA